The genomic DNA AGCAAACCATCCGGTCGAAGATCTTCAAACGGGACAAGTCAGTATCACGTCACAAAATCATGGTTACGCCGTTGAAGAACAGTCGCTGGCCGGGATGAATCTCAAACTGACACACCGAGCAATCAATGATGGGACTGTCGAAGGAATCCGGCATACGACCCACCCCGTCTTTTCCGTCCAATATCATCCGGAAGCTTCTCCCGGACCGATGGATGCCAATGATTTATTTGATCAATTTTTAACAGAAATCACGAACCAACAGGAGGTCTCTCATGCCTAAACGTCAAGATATTCAAAAGATTCTCGTTATCGGATCCGGTCCAATCGTCATCGGACAAGCGGCAGAATTTGATTATGCCGGAACACAAGCCTGCCAAGCCTTAAAAGAGGAAGGGTACGAAGTGGTTCTCGTTAACTCCAATCCAGCGACCATCATGACGGATCCGACAGTAGCGGACCGCGTGTACATCGAACCGTTACAAGCAGAGTTTGTTTCCCGGATCATCCGGAAAGAGCGTCCCGATGCGTTACTTGCCACTCTCGGCGGACAAACGGGACTGAATCTCGCTGTTGAACTGGATCGGTTGGGTGTTCTTGCCGAATATGACGTTGAACTGCTCGGAACGAAACTGACGGCGATCGAGGAAGCGGAAGATCGTGATTTGTTCAGAAAATTGATGTTCAGACTCGGACATGGCGTTCCGGAAAGTGAGATCGTGCATACGGTCGAAGAAGCCGAACAGTTTTGTGCGAAAATCGGTCTTCCGATCATCATTCGACCAGCGTACACACTCGGCGGAACCGGTGGCGGCATCGCTGAAACGATGGATGAGTTCATCCGGATTGTTGAAGGCGGACTCAAAGCCAGCCCGGCGACACAAGTTTTACTTGAAAAATCAATCGCCGGGATGAAAGAAGTCGAATTTGAAGTCATGCGTGATGCGACGAACCAGGCAATCATCGTCTGCGCGATGGAAAACTTTGATCCGGTTGGTGTCCATACAGGTGATTCGATCGTCTTTGCCCCGACACAAACATTATCTGACCGCGATTATCAGATGATGCGTAATGTATCACTCGATATCATTCGTGCACTCGGAATTGAAGGCGGATGCAACATTCAGTTCGCACTCGATCCGGTCAGCTTCACGTATTATGTCATCGAAGTGAATCCGCGCGTCTCCCGTTCTTCGGCACTGGCTTCGAAAGCGACGGGATATCCGATTGCCAAACTGGCTGCTAAAATTGCCGTCGGGTATGCCCTGTCCGAGTTGAAGAATCCGATTACGGAAACAAGTTTTGCTTCGTTCGAACCGGCACTCGACTATGTTGTCGCCAAGATTCCACGGTGGCCGTTTGATAAGTTTGAATCAGCTGACCGGACCCTCGGGACGCAGATGAAAGCGACGGGCGAAGTCATGGCCATGGGACGGACGATGGAGGAAGCCTTGTTGAAAGCCGTCCGTTCACTTGAAATCGGCCAATCCGATTTACACATGACACGTTTTGCCGAAATGAATGAAGCTGATCTGCACCGTCATATCATAAAAGCGACGGATGAACGATTGTTTGCCCTCTATGCGGGCATCGAACGTGGTTATACCGTCGAACAGCTGCACGAATGGACAAGCATCGACCGGTTATTCTTAGAAAAACTGCATCACATCCACCGAATTGAACAAGATATCGTCAAGAACGGATTGACACAGGAACGCCTGCGTCATGCCAAACGTTATGGCTTCAGTGACCAAATGCTCGCCCGGATCACGCAACAAACCGAGACAGCTGTGCGGTCTATCCGCAACGAAGCAGGACTGCATCCGGTCTATAAAATGGTTGATACGTGTGCAGCGGAATTTGCATCCGACACACCGTATTACTACGGTACGTACGAAGTTGAAAACGAAGCGGCACCAACGACACGGCCGTCGATTCTCGTCCTCGGTTCCGGACCGATCCGGATCGGGCAAGGGGTGGAGTTTGATTATGCAACGGTCCACTCGATTCAAGCGATTCGTGAAGCGGGATATGAAGCCATCATCGTCAACAATAACCCGGAGACGGTCTCAACTGATTTCTCGATTTCCGACCGATTGTACTTTGAACCCTTGACGACGGAAGATGTACTCGAAGTCATCCGAAATGAGAAGCCAATCGGGGTCATCGTGCAGTTCGGCGGACAGACGGCAATCAATTTAGCTGAATCGCTGGAAGCGGAAGGGGTGAAAATCCTTGGAACGGCGCTAGAGGATCTCGACCGGGCAGAAGACCGGAAACAGTTTGAAGCAGCCCTGACACAGCTTGAAATTCCGCAACCTCCGGGGAAAACTGCCGTCACGGTAGCTGAAGCGACAGACGCGGCAAGCGAACTCGGATACCCGGTTCTCGTCCGCCCGTCGTATGTCCTTGGTGGACGCGCGATGGAGATTGTGTATGGACAACAGGAACTCGAACATTATATGAAACATGCCGTGATTGCCTCGCCGGAACGTCCGGTTCTCGTTGACCGTTATTTGACTGGAATGGAACTTGAGGTGGATGCGATTTGTGACGGAGAAGATGTTGTCATTCCGGGCATCATGGAACATATCGAACGGGCCGGCGTCCACTCCGGGGATTCCATCGGGGTTTATCCGCCGCAACGGGTACCGCAAGCAATCAAGGATTTGATTGTCGATTATACGACACGGATTGC from Exiguobacterium sibiricum 7-3 includes the following:
- the carB gene encoding carbamoyl-phosphate synthase large subunit, coding for MPKRQDIQKILVIGSGPIVIGQAAEFDYAGTQACQALKEEGYEVVLVNSNPATIMTDPTVADRVYIEPLQAEFVSRIIRKERPDALLATLGGQTGLNLAVELDRLGVLAEYDVELLGTKLTAIEEAEDRDLFRKLMFRLGHGVPESEIVHTVEEAEQFCAKIGLPIIIRPAYTLGGTGGGIAETMDEFIRIVEGGLKASPATQVLLEKSIAGMKEVEFEVMRDATNQAIIVCAMENFDPVGVHTGDSIVFAPTQTLSDRDYQMMRNVSLDIIRALGIEGGCNIQFALDPVSFTYYVIEVNPRVSRSSALASKATGYPIAKLAAKIAVGYALSELKNPITETSFASFEPALDYVVAKIPRWPFDKFESADRTLGTQMKATGEVMAMGRTMEEALLKAVRSLEIGQSDLHMTRFAEMNEADLHRHIIKATDERLFALYAGIERGYTVEQLHEWTSIDRLFLEKLHHIHRIEQDIVKNGLTQERLRHAKRYGFSDQMLARITQQTETAVRSIRNEAGLHPVYKMVDTCAAEFASDTPYYYGTYEVENEAAPTTRPSILVLGSGPIRIGQGVEFDYATVHSIQAIREAGYEAIIVNNNPETVSTDFSISDRLYFEPLTTEDVLEVIRNEKPIGVIVQFGGQTAINLAESLEAEGVKILGTALEDLDRAEDRKQFEAALTQLEIPQPPGKTAVTVAEATDAASELGYPVLVRPSYVLGGRAMEIVYGQQELEHYMKHAVIASPERPVLVDRYLTGMELEVDAICDGEDVVIPGIMEHIERAGVHSGDSIGVYPPQRVPQAIKDLIVDYTTRIAKAFRIKGLLNIQFVFADGELYVLEVNPRASRTVPFISKVTGLPVARLATNVILGDTLASYGLTSGVLPEEELVSVKVPVFSFAKLKEVDPSLGPEMKSTGEVIGTDRTLEKALYKGLLASGMAIPEHGRVLLTVADQDKQEMLDLAKRFTALGFTLLATAGTASVLAENGLRVQVVGKLGSEQGSMLEWIEKAEVEYVINTMSRDSQVTKDGFIIRRAAAENNVVCLTSLDTAEALLRVIESLSFEASAIQPFDYMKKAVTR